A region of the Gigantopelta aegis isolate Gae_Host chromosome 11, Gae_host_genome, whole genome shotgun sequence genome:
CGGTTTGGGATTGGCTGACAGTCTGATGCCTGCTGTATTGATGCCTGTCTGGAGACATTTAGACCAGCATTTGTAAAAACCATAGGATTGGTGCATGTACTGTATGGCATTATGTCTGAAACTGAATGCAGGAAAGACATGTAAAGGGagtggacacacacacattcttatggttttatatatatatatatatatatatatatatatatgtgtgtgtgtgtgttatgtagaAACGGTTTGTAACCTGGTCCtcttacacatatatatatatatatgtgtgtgtgtgtgtgtgttatgtagaGGACCAGGTTATAAAACTTGTAGAGTCTAGACTTAAAGACTCTTATTAaagtccagggccccgttccacgaagcgatcttagtcctaagatcaccttaagtgcatagctgccttatgcactaaggtgatcttagtgctaagatcgcttcgtggaacggggcccaggtcttctagattatggtagccccattcccatggctagtgatattcaatgttgggctagtaaataactactattgccatgcccaatggctagtaaaagaaagttgtcaaatgctgcatttaagtatattttgtaaatataaatatcctgaccccaccccccatcccccatcccccaatcttagtgtttttgagctctatctccctcttttgGTGACATAATtagtattagtaaaattgtattaacttaagtaaagtagggctagtgaatttttaatcatggctagtacatttttaaaatcactgatcccatggctagtggattttataaaacattcaagaAGCCCTGGAGTCTgagattttataaaacattcaagaAGCCCTGGAGTCTgagattttataaaacattcaagaAGCCCTGGAGTCTgagattttataaaacattcaagaAGCCCTGGAGTCTgagattttataaaacattcaagaAGCCCTGGAGTCTgagattttataaaacattcaagaAGCCCTGGAGTCTgagattttataaaacattcaagaAGCCCTGGAGTCTgagattttataaaacattcaagaAGCCCTGGAGTCTgagattttataaaacattcaagaAGCCCTGAAGTCTGAGAGCCCTGGAGTCTgagattttataaaacattcaagaAGCCCTGGAGTCTgagattttataaaacattcaagaAGCCCTGGAGTCTgagattttataaaacattcaagaAGCCCTGGAGTCTgagattttataaaacattcaagaAGCCCTGGAGTCTgagattttataaaacattcaagaAGCCCTGAAGTCTgagattttataaaacattcaagaAGCCATGAAGTCTgagattttataaaacattcaagaAGCCCTGGAGTCtgagattttttaaaacattcaagAAGCCATGAAGTCTgagattttataaaacattcaagaAGCCCTGGAGTCTgagattttataaaacattcaagaAGCCCTGGAGTCTgagattttataaaacattcaagaagccctgtaatacatttggataaagttgtaGCAGTCTtgtgatgttgaaatggggtgggggtggggggtggaataccctttaaaataaactataaatcGTCTTCACAACTGTTACTACTGAGAGGtatgtgattaaaaaataaataaatgaaagataAATTTTGTGGTACACCAGAAACAGCAGGATTACCAGAAACACTTGGCATGTGTgggaatggataatctaaacaataaaatagaagTAATGTCTAAGTTCAGTGATAAGAAACTGCTCTAACAGTAAACAATAGGCgtagtgtttataaactagggtcAGTCACTTTAATGTCCTGGCAATGCCatttgtatgcgtgtgacgtcattagatgtTTGAGTCTAAACTCTTATAAGAACGGCCTTCGTGTTTTACTGATGTGAATTaagatgttgaatgtttttaacTCTTTGACCTCATTTGTGATGAGTCGTCTCTCATAACACGATTTGAAAAATGTCTGTACAATTGagttttcaaataattaaaacaaatacaatgtggttttttggtgttttcaTGTTAGTCTGTTTTTGGTTTCTGTTTGTGGGGGTGGGAGGATGTGGTCAGAGGATGTCCGTGGGGGTTGGAGGATGTGGTCAGTGGATGATTGTGGGGGCTGGAGGATGTGGTCAGTGGATGATTGTGGGGGCGGGAGGATGTGGTCAGTGGATGATTGTGGGGGTTGGAGGATGTGGTCAGTGGGTGATTGTGGGGGTTGGAGGATGTGGTCAGTGGATGATTGTGGGGGCGGGAGGATGTGGTCAGTGGGATGATTGTGGGGGCGGGAGGATGTGGTCAGTGGATGATTGTGGGGGTTGGAGGATGTGGTCAGTGGGGGCGGGAGGATGTGGTCAGTGGATGATTGTGGGGGCGGGAGGATGTGGTCAGTGGATGATTGTGGGGGCGGGAGGATGTGGCCAGTGGATGATTGTGGGGGCGAGAGGATGTGGTCAGTGGGTGATTTTGAGGGCGGGAGGATGTGGTCAGTGGATGACCGTGGGGGTAGGAGGATGTGGTCAGTGGATGACCGTGGGGGTAGGAGGATGTGGTCAGTGGATGATTGTGGGGGTAGGAGGATGTGGTCAGTGGATGACCGTGGGGGTAGGAGGATGTGGTCAGTGGATGATTGTGGGGGCGGGAGGATGTGGTCAGTGGATGACCGTGGGGGTAGGAGGATGTGGTCAGTGGATGACCGTGGGGGCGAGAGGATGTGGTCAGTGGATGATTGTGGGGGCGGGAGGATGTGGTCAGTGGATGTCCGTGGGGGTGGGAGGATGTGGTCAGTGGATGATTGTGGGGGCGGGAGGATGTGGTCAGTGGATGATTGTGGGGGCGAGAGGATGTGGTCCTTGGATGTCCGTGGGGGTGGGAGGATGTGGTCAGTGGATGATTGTGGGGGCGGGAGGATGTGGTCAGTGGATGATTGTGGGGGCAGTGGATGGATGTCCGTGGGGGTGGGAGGATGTGGTCATTGGATGTCCGTGGGGGTGGGAGGATGTGGTCAGTGGATGACCGTGGGGGTAGGAGGATTTGGTCAGTGGATGACCGTGGGGGTGGGAGGATGTGGTCAGTGGATGACCGTGGGGGTAGGAGGATGTGGTCAGTGGATGACCGTGGGGGTAGGAGGATGTGGTCAGTGGATGACCGTGGGGGTAGGAGGATGTGGTCAGTGGATGACCGTGGGGGTAGGAGGATGTGGTCAGTGGATGACCGTGGGGGTAGGAGGATGTGGTCAGTGGATGATTGTGGGGGCGGGAGGATGTGGTCAGTGGATGACCGTGGGGGTAGGAGGAGGATTGTGTGGTCAGTGGATGACCGTGGGGGTAGGAGGATGTGGTCAGTGGATGACCGTGGGGGTAGGAGGATGTCAGTGGATGACCGTGGGGGTAGGAGGATGTCAGTGGATGACCGTGGGGGTAGGAGGATGTGGTCAGTGGATGACCGTGGGGGTAGGAGGATGTGGTCAGTGGATGATTGTGGGGGCGGGAGGATGTGGTCTGTGGGGGTAGTAGGATGTGGTCCTTGGATGTCCGTGGTGGTGGGAGGATGTGGCCATTGGAAGTCTGTGGTGGTGGGAGGATGTGGTCAGTGGATGTCTGTGGTGATGGGAGGATGTGGTCAGTGGATGTCTGTGGTTATGGGAGGATGTGGTCAGTAGATGTCTGTGGGGGTGGGAGGATGTGGTCATTGGAagtctgggggtggggggggggggtgggaggatGTGGGCAGTTCATGACCATGGGGATGTGGTCAGTTGATGACTGGGGGTCAGGGTTAGAGGTTTCACAACTTCGGCCAGAGATGGTTTGTAGGTCGACATAGCTCGTTTAGTACTTTCAAAGCATTtggtttggttttattttgtgtgtgtttttttaaaaccttttttcaaatgtttctgtTGTTATTGGGGGTGGGAGTTGGGACACAAATCACTCCTTCCTGCAGTACAGTACTGTTTGAACTGCTTGGGCATAGGGtcgagacgtagccctgtggtaaagcgctcgcttgatgcgcggtcggtttgtgatcgatccccgtcagtgtgcccattgggctgtatctcgctccagccagtgtaccacgactgttacatcaaaggccgtggtatgtgctatcctgtctatgggatggtgtatataaaatatctcatgCTGTTGATCGAAAAGTAGCGCATGAAGTGGCGCCAGCGAATTtgctccctcaatatctgtatggtccttaacaatatgcccgacgctatataaccgtagataaaatgtgttgagtgcgttgttaaataaac
Encoded here:
- the LOC121385145 gene encoding WAG22 antigen-like: MSVGVGGCGQWMIVGAGGCGQWMIVGAGGCGQWMIVGVGGCGQWVIVGVGGCGQWMIVGAGGCGQWDDCGGGRMWSVDDCGGWRMWSVGAGGCGQWMIVGAGGCGQWMIVGAGGCGQWMIVGARGCGQWVILRAGGCGQWMTVGVGGCGQWMTVGVGGCGQWMIVGVGGCGQWMTVGVGGCGQWMIVGAGGCGQWMTVGVGGCGQWMTVGARGCGQWMIVGAGGCGQWMSVGVGGCGQWMIVGAGGCGQWMIVGARGCGPWMSVGVGGCGQWMIVGAGGCGQWMIVGAVDGCPWGWEDVVIGCPWGWEDVVSG